Below is a genomic region from Dictyoglomus sp..
TTATAAAAGGCAATAATAATTCTTTACCTTGGTTTTCTACCACAAAAACATCATTACTTCCTGTTTGTATTATCTCTCTAACAGTTCCTAAAAATTCGCCATTTAAATCATAAACAGATAATCCTAAAATTTGAAAGAAATAAAAAGAACCTTCAGGCAACTCAAGAAGCAAATCTTCTTCTAATAAAAGCCAGTTTCCTCTTAATTTCTCTATTGAATTTCTATCTTTAAATTCTTCAAAGTATACTACATATCCTTTCCCATGAAAATGTATATTTTCAAGCGTAACTTCTTTTTTTATGTATTCTGTATCTCCCTCCGCAATATATAATTTTTGTCCTTTTCTTAATTTGAAAATATAATCATAAAAAGAGTATATTTTTATTCCACCTCTTATACCAAACGGTTCTCCTAACTTTGCAATTCTTATTAACCTTCTTTCATTCATTCTATTGGAGTACTTCTATAACTACTTTTTTACCCTTTTTTAATCCTGCAACTCTAACAATAGTCTGCAAAGCTTTAACAGTCTGACCTTGTTTTCCAATCACTCTGCCTCTATCTTCTGGCGCAACTTTTACTTCAAGAATCACAGACTTTGTTCCTTCTACCTCTCTTACTTCTACTTCCTCAGGATGCTGAACAATAGCCTTAATAATATATTCCAACAATTCTTTCATTAAAACCAAATCCCCCTTTTTATTCTTTACCAAAATTATTTAACCAATTATACCTAATTTTCTCAATATTTTTTCTACAGCTTCCGAGGGTTGAGCTCCTACACTCAACCAGTACTTAACTCTATCTTCCTTTAATTGCACAGTTTCTGGATTAGTCTTAGGATCATAAAATCCTAAAATTTCCAAATGTTTTCCCTCTCGTGGTCTTTTACTATCTATGGCAACAATTCTATATACTGGTCTATTTTTTGCTCCAATCCTTGTCAATCTTATTTTTACCATTACTTCACCTCCTCTCTATGAGAATACTATATAAAAGGGAAAATATTTTTCTTTGCTTTAGAGAAGTTTTTAATAATCTCTAAAGTTTGGAAATATTGTTTCAGAAGCCTATTTACATCCTGTACCGTTGTACCACTTCCTTTTGCAATTCTTATTTTTCTGCTTCCATTAATAATAGAAGGGTTTCTTCTCTCTTCTCTTGTCATAGAATCAATAATTGCTAAAAACTTTTTTACTTCTTTCTCATTTACTTCAGGCTTTATCTTATTTTTAGGAATACCTGGTAACATATCCAAAATTTGCTCAAAAGTTCCTATTTTTGTAATTTCTTTAAGTTGTATATAAAAATCTTCTAAATCGAACTTTGCTTTTTTTAATTTTTCTTGAATTCTTTCTTGCTTTTCTAATTCAATATTTGCTTCAATTCTCTCAATTAAGGTAGCAATGTCTCCCATTCCTAAAATTCTTCCTGCAAGACGATCAGGATAAAAGTACTCTAAATCATTAATCTTTTCTCCTATTCCTATAAATTTAATAGGCTTTCCTGTCACCGCTCTAACAGATAATGCAGAACCACCTCTTGCATCCCCATCTAATTTAGTAAGAATAATCCCTGTTATTGAAATTCTCTGATTAAATTTCTCTGCAATATTTATGGCATCCTGACCTGTCATGCCATCTAATACTAAAAGAACCTCAGAAGGATTAAAAGTATTAGTTAAATCTTCTAACTCTTTCATCATATCTTCGTCTACATGAAGACGCCCTGTGGTATCTACTATAAGTATATCCATAAGTCTTTCTCTTCCAATTCTTATTGCATTTTCTATTATCTCTTTTGAAGAATTTCCTTCTTGTACTACAGGAATTTTTATTTTTTCTCCTAAGACTTCTAATTGCTTTTTTGCCGCAGGTCTAAAAGTATCTCCTGCAACTAACATAACCCTTTTTTGTTCTTGAAGAAGTTTATAAGCAAGCTTAGCACAAGTAGTTGTTTTCCCAGAGCCCTGTAATCCTACAAGAAATATGAGAGATGGTTTTTTATTACCAAGATTTATTCCCACTTTTTCTTTTCCTAAAAGATCTACTAACTCCTCATAAAGAATCTTTAAAACTTGCTGAAAAGGAGATACACTTTTAAGAACCTCTTCCTTAAGGGCTTTTTCTTTTACTTTATTTAAAAGCTCTTTTACTACTCTATAATGAACATCCGCTTCAAGAAGAGCTTGTCTTATCTCTCTTAAAGCTTCTTCTATGTCTTTTTCAGAAAGTAAACCTCTATTTCTTAATCTTTTGAAAATATTTTGTAAACGATCTGTTAAGCTCTCAAACATAATTAACTTCCTTTTGACTTAATTTATACTTAGCATACTATAGACAATATTAAAACCATTGTCAATCATTTTTTTATTCTCAAAATTATTATATAAATTTAAATTTTTTATGTTAAAATATCTTTAAAATAAAATTATTAAAGAAAGGAGGTGGATAATCATGAGAAATAATAAAAATATACAAAAAGAAATTTCTGAAGAAATGCTACAAAGTATTGCAGAAGTTTTAAATTCCTTAGCCCATCCCCTCCGATTAAAAATTATACTTTATCTTTATGAACATCCTGCTTCTGTTTCAGAAATGTTACAAATATTAAATGTAAGACAGCCTAATCTATCTCAGCATTTAAACCTCTTAAAAAGATTAAAAATTTTAAAAACAAAAAGACAAGGAAGAATGATTTATTATCATCTTAACTGTCCTGAGCTTAGAGACTATATCATAAACATTATTGAGCTTCTAAATAAATTAAAACTTATCGTATAGTAAAGGAAAAATATTTCTCAAAAATTATTCTAACTCTTTATTCTTTCTTCTATTAATAAGACAAAAGTAGAATTTTTCGTATATTTCATAACATTTTTCTTGTCAAAAATAGATAATACATTAAAATATATCTTAGACGATTATTGCGGATGTGGCGGAATGGCAGACGCACAAGACTCAGGATCTTGTGGGGTATTCCCCGTGGGGGTTCAAATCCCCCCATCCGCACCAAGCTAATTTGTAGGGGGAGTATATGGAAAGAATTTCTTATATTATCCTAATCACAATCTCAGTGATATGGTTATTAGCTGTAGTATTTGGTTTTATTATGGCTTTTCCTTACGGAATAATTGGAATTTTCCTTATTATTGCTCTAGGACTATTATTTATTAAGGTTATTAAAGAAAAATTAGAAAGAAAAAGTGAGGAAGACAAATATAAAAATGTTAAATGGTAAAAAGGGGGTATCTTAAGTGATAATCACAACTACCGATCATATTCCTGGATATGAAATTATTGAAATTATTGGAATAGTAAAGGGAAGTTCTGCAAGAGCAAGACATCTAGGAAAGGATATTTTAGCAGCTTTAAGAAATATTGTTGGAGGAGAAGTATTAGAATATACAAAACTTATAGGAGAATCTAGAGAACAAGCTATTGAGCGAATGATTCAAGAAGCAGAAAATTTAGGGGCAGATGCAATAATTGGTGTAAGATTTGGCACTACGCAGATTATGCAAGGAGTAGCGGAAATTCTTGCTTATGGTACCGCAGTAAAGTTAAAGAAAAAAGAATAAAGAAAATATTCTTAAAATTAATGAAATCTTGAGTTTTTTCTAATAGTCTTATTATTAATAATTATCACCTAAAATTTAAAAAAATTTGACATTGAATTTCTTTTTTATATAATTTCTCATGGAAACTAATAATAAAGGAGGAATTTATATGTAATCAATTTAATAAAAATTTTAAAATTCACGATTAATATTTCTTTCAGAAAGTAATTAGAAAGGGGGTATAAAAATTGAAGCCCAGAGTATTTTTTTTACTCTTTTTAATTCTTCTTCCTCTTATAATAGGATATGCTACACAGCCTGCTCCTCCCCCAGTAACAGAAGAAAATATACTCAAAAATGGTGATTTTTCCAAACCAATTTTATATATAACCCCAGACTATCCAGAAATTCCAACAGGAGACTTTGATACAAAAGGTACTTGGCTTTTTAGAACTGGAGATGGTGCCCAAGCAACAGGAATCTTAGAAAATGGAGTTTTAAAAGTCTCAATCACAAATGGTGGACCTAATTCTTGGTCGGTACAGGTATTGCAATCTCCTATAACAATTGAATATTTAGGAATATATAAAGTGGAATTTGAAGCATGGGCGGATAAAGCAAGAAAGATTGGAGTAAAAATTGGAGGAACCGCAGGAAGAGGATGGCCTGCTTATAATCCAGGACCTTCTGGACAAGTTGATCAATCGGGAGGATATGCAATAAATATTACAACAGAGAAAAAAGTTTATACTTTTGAATTTACTATGAAACAAGACACGGACAATAAAGCAAGATTTGAATTTCAACTGGGACAAGACACAGGAAATATATATATTGATAATGTAAAACTAAAAAGAATAGGAACAGCAGAGCCCCCTGCTCCACCACCTGCCCTAGGAGAAAAATACTGGTATGAGGTAGTATGGCAAGAAAATTTTGATGGACCTTCCATTAATGAAAATATTTGGAGTTTTGAAATAGGAAATGGTCATGCCCAAGGAATCCCAGGATGGGGTAATGCAGAGTTACAGTATTACAAAAAAGAGAATGCTTATATAGAGAATGGAGTATTAGTAATTGAAGCAAAGAAAGAAACTGTTAGTGATGCTTATGGAACCTACAATTACACTTCTGCAAGAATGAAAACTCAAGGAAAATTTAATGTAAAATTTGGAAGAATAGAATTTAGGGCAAAACTTCCAAAGGGGAAAGGAATATGGCCAGCATTATGGACTCTAGGAGAAGATATTACTCAAGTGGGATGGCCTGCTTGTGGAGAGATTGATGTAATGGAGCTTTTAGGACATGAACCCAATAAAGTATATGGAACAGTTCATGGACCAGGATACTCTGGAGCTCAAAGTGTTGGTGGAAACTATAAGCTTCCTTCTGGAGATTTTACGCAAGATTTTAATATTTTTGCAGTAGAGTGGGATCCCATTGGAATCAAATGGTATGTTAATAACGTAAAATTCTTCCAAGTAACTAAACCTGAGTTAGATTTTAAAGGAGGATGGGTATTTAACAAACCTTTCTTTATTATAATGAATGTAGCAGTTGGTGGATACTGGCCAGGGTATCCTGACAAAACCACAGTATTTCCACAAAAAATGTATGTAGATTATATAAAGGTTTATAAAGGTGTAACCATGGGAGCAATTGATAATGGCAATTTTGAATATCCATTAACTAATGATCAAACAAACTGGCCCGATGATTGGTTCGTATGGTTTGGTTCACAATATGGAATGGGAGGAACTGCTACAGCAAAAGTTGAGAATAAAGTTGCGGTAGTTAATGTTGAAAACTATGGAGGGGAACCTTGGCATGTACAATTCAATCAATGGGTAGGACTTTCTAAAGGAAAAACTTATAAACTAACATTTAAAGCAAAAGCAGAAAATGGGAGAGATATTAATGTAAAATTCTTACATCCTACAAATTATACTCCATATGCTATAAAAACTTTTACTTTAACCTCAGATTGGCAGAATTTCGATTTACAGTTTTCCTTTAATGCGGACTATCCTGTTGCAAATCTATCTATTGAACTTGGAAAAACCTCAAATCCTACAACAGGAAAAGTTTACTTTGATGATTTCCTCCTTACAGAAGTTCAATAAAAGTTTTAAGGGAGAGGTAAAAACCTCTCCCTTATTCTTTTTCTTTAGATATTTTCAGGATTATATACAACAGTTGCAGATTCATAAGTTACAAATAACCCTCTAAAACTACTATAAGGATATGGCTCCCCCTTTATCTCCCCTTTTATTATTTTTTCTACAGCTATAATTAGATCTTTCAGGTATTTTATATTTAATGGTCCATTGTCTCCTAAATGGCCATGATAAATTTTTTTATAATCTTTTATTCTTTCATAAAAATTGTAGAGATTTATTATATATTCCTTTAAAGGTAAACATCCTGGAAGGTGCATCCAAGTATGGCCAGCTCCTATTGCATCACCAGTAAAAACAATTTTATTTTTGTCATCGAGTAATACTATAGATCCTGGCGTATGACCAGGAACTTCCATAATTTCTAAAACTCTATCTCCCAAATCAAATATATCTTTAGTCTTTACATCTATAAAATTAGAATAATCAATATTAATGTTAAATATTTTTATAATCTCAACTTCTTTATGATTCATATAAACTTTCTCAAATTGATGTGCTTGCATTATGTGATCCCAATGAGCATGAGAGATTATAACCTCAATGGGTTTATTAGTTAAGTTTTTTAAATAATCTTTCAAAGCACCTGTTCCCATACCTGTATCAAAAAGAATTGCTTTTTCTTTGCCCTCTATTAGGTACATACTATCCTTTCTATAATCAAAAATATGCCAAATTTGAGGCTCAATTAAGATAGAATTATAAATATCAGTATTTTTCATTTAATTCCTCCTAAAAATATATTTTATTAATTATTATAGCTCTTTTGATCATATAAAAATATTGACACATAAAAATTAAGAGATATAATTTAATATAAAAGCGTATGCGCAAACGCTTTTAAAAGGAGGTGTTTTTAATGAAGACTTCCCTCAGAAAAGTTTTGCTTCTTTTATTTTTACTTCTCCTTTTAACTAGCCACCATTTAGCCCAGAAGAAGTATAATGAATCTCCAATGCTTGCTCAGCTTGTAAAGCAAGGTAAACTACCTCCAGTAGAACAAAGACTTCCTAAAAATCCCGTGGTGATTAAACCTACAGAAGAAATTGGACAATATGGAGGTACATGGAGAAGAGCTTGGCTTGGAGCTGGTGACAGATGGGGTATTGCAAGAATCTCCATTAGTGCTTCAAATTTACTAAGATTTAGCTCTGATGGTAAAAAAGTTATTCCTTGGCTTGTAGATAAATATACTGTATCTCCTGATGGAAAGATATATACTTTTCATATAAGAGAGGGATTAAAATGGTCTGATGGAACACCTTTTACTGCTGACGATGTAATCTTTTGGTACGAAGATATAATATGCAATAAAGAAATTACTCCAACAATGCCATCCCAATTTGTTGGATCTGATGGAAAATCTATTGCAAAATTTGAAAAAATTGACACTTATACTTTTAGGATTGTATTCCCTGATCCTAAACCACTATTCATATATGACATTCCTGCTCAAGGATGGTATATAGATACTACTCATGGATCTTTATCCTACTATGCACCCAAACACTATCTTAAACAATTCCATCCTAAATATACCCCTCAAGAACAACTAGAAAAGATGGCAAAAGAAGCAGGATTTTCAAGATGGTATGAATTATTTAAATTTAAGGCAGATTGGCTACAGAATCCCGATCTTCCCTTAACTGCTCCATGGAAAGTAGTAAGTAAAAGTCCCAATGAGCCAGTATTTGTAATGGAAAGAAATCCATATTATTTTGCAGTGGATCCTGAAGGAAATCAATTACCATATATAGATAGAATTGTACATTACTTAGTAAGTGATGCAGAAATGATCAATATGAAAGCTATTGCAGGAGAAATTGATTGTCAAGACAGGCATATGAGAGTATCAAATTACTCTCTATTTATGGAAAACGCAGGAAGAGGCAATTACAGAGTACTTCGATGGGCATCTGCTGTAGGATCTGACCCTGCATTATATATCAACCAAAATGTGAAAGATCCTATAAAAAGAAAATTATTCCAAGATGTGAGATTTAGACAAGCTTTGTCCCTTGCAATTAACAGAAGTGAGATAAATAAGATGCTTTATATGGGACTTGGAACTCCTATGCAAGCATCAATACCTAAAGGTGCAGCTTATTATGATGCTTCCTGGGAAAAAGCCTATGCACAATATGATCCTCAAAAGGCTAAAAAGATTTTAGATAGTATGGGATTAAAAATGGGAAAAGATGGATTCAGAGTTGGACCTGATGGAAAAACTATAGAATTAATTATAAGTTTTACTACTTATCCTGGAAATGCCAATATAAATGTTATGGAACTTATTAAAAGTTACTGGGAGAATATAGGAATAAAGACAATCATAAATCAAATTGACAGAAGCTTATATGTAACTAATTGTAACTCTGGAGATATAGAAATTGGTGTATGGGTAATGGACAGATGTTCCAACTTTATCTTAAGTCCTGGAAGAATTTTAGGCACCATAACTGATGGTCCTTGGGCTCCTCTCTATGCAAGATGGTATTGGACAAAAGGTAAAGAAGGAGAAGAACCTACAGGGGATATAAGAAAATTATATGAGCTTTGGGATCAAGTTAATCAAACTATAGATGCAAGAAAAAGAGATCAATTAATAAGAGAGATAGTTTCACTACATAAGAAAAACATATGGATAATTGGAACTGTAGGAGCTTTACCTTCTCTTTGTATTGTGAAAAATAACTTTAGAAATGTACCTGAATATTTGATAAGTGATGCACCTCTGTTTACACCTCTTAATGCATATCCAGAACAATTCTTTATAAAACAATAATTTTTTGACATAAAAATATTCTTCGATTTATAATAAACTACACCCCCCTCCTTATAGGCGGCTGGGAAAAAAGGAACTCTCCCAGTCGCCTCTTTTTGTTAAAAATATTCATAGAGGTTTTTAAGATGAAAGTTTTGGATTTATGGAATAATGGAGATATAAATATAAGAAAAAGGTTATTAAATCTTGCTATTCCTGTTTTTATAGAAAACATCTTTCAACTCTTATTCAGTTTTGTAGATATGTTTTTTGTAGGATTCTTAGGAAATGTTGCTCTCTCAGCTGTTGGATTAGGAGGTCAAATAGTCAATATATTCATAGCTATATTAGCCTCTCTAACTACAGGAACTTTAGTAATGATAGCTCACAGCATTGGGGCTAAAAAGTACAAAGCTGCTCAAGATTATCTTAGAAATTCACTATCTCTTGGAATAGTTTTATCAACATTCTTGTTTCTCTTTGGACTTTTTTTTATAGATCCTTTTTTATCTCTTTTAGGAGCTAAAGAAAGTTTAGCAAGGCTTACGTCTATGTATCTTAAATACATACTAATTCCTGGATTTCTCCTCGTTTTTATCCCTATAATTTCCGCTGGTTTAAGAGGGGCAGGAGATACAAAGACACCTTTATATGTGACTATAGTGGCTAATATTTTAAACATATTTGGAGATTACGTTTTAGTCTTCGGAAAACTAGGTTTTCCTGCTATGGGAGTTGCTGGTGCTGCATTAGCTTCTTCTCTATCAAGATTTATTGCTTTAATCTATCTTTTTATTATTTTATATCACAAAAGTTCCCTATTTAATTTTCGACTTATGGAAATATTAAATCTTCAAAAGGAAAAAATGTTTCAAATATTAAAAATAGGAATTCCTACTTCTCTAGAGCAATTATTTTTTTCAATTGGAGCTTTAATTTATGCTACAATTGTTCTTCAATTAGGCACAAAGGCCTATGCTGCACATAGAATTGCATTAAATATTGAATCTTTATCTTTTCAGCCAGGGTTTGCTTTTGCTGTTGCCGTAACAACTCTTGTGGGACAATTTAGAGGAGCTAAAGAAGATGATAATGCCTACAAAGCTTCTCTAGAAGCCTGGAAAATTGCTGTAACTTTTATGGGAATAATAGGAGTAACTTTATTTTTGTTTCCTGTATATTTAGTAAAGATATTCAGTAGAGAAAAAGATGTTATAAATATGGCAGTTTTAGCACTAAAGATTATTGCTTTTATACAGCCCTTATTAGCTACTAATATGGTTATGGCAGGTTCTCTAAGAGGATCTGGGATGTCAAAACTCCCTATGATTTCCAATGGCTTGGGAATGTGGCTCATTAGAATTCCGCTTACATATTTTTTTATAAATATAATGAAAGTAGGCTTTCCTGGCGCATGGATTGCAATGGCACTTGATATAACCTTTAAAGCTCTTGTAAATTTCTATTTCTTCGTTATAAGAAAATCTTGGAAAAAGTTAGTAGTAAAGGTATCCCTTTAAGGAGAGTCTAAGACTTGATTTTAAAAGTTTTAGATTTACCCTGTTTAGAATATAGAAAGGCTTGGGACTTACAAAAGTTTCTCCATTCTTATAGAGTAAAAGAATGTATTCCAGATGTTCTTATTCTTTTAGAGCATCCTCCAGTAATAACCTTAGGAAGATTTGGAAAATTGGAAAATCTTTTAAAATCAAGGGAAGAATTAGAAAGATTAAAAATAGATTTCTATAAAATTGAAAGGGGAGGAGATATAACTTACCATGGACCTGGACAACTCATAGGATATTTTATTTTTAAGATAAAAAGTATAAAAAAACTAATCTTCTCTGTGGAAGAATCAATTCAGAAACTTTTAAAAAAATATGGAATAAACTCTCAAATCCTAGAAAAATATCCTGGAGTTTGGATAGAAGATAAGAAAATTTGTTCTATTGGTATGACAGTAAGAGCGGGGGTCTCTTTTCATGGCTTTGCTTTAAATATAACCAACGATTTAACTCCCTTTTCTTATATTATTCCTTGTGGTCTAAAAGATAAAAAAATCACTTCAATATATGAAGAGACAAAAATTTCTCTTCCTTTAATAAAAGTAAAGAGAGATTTTGTAGAAATTTTCTTTCAAATTTATGGCTTTGAAAATTTTGTTATTATTGATACTTTTGACGATAAGGTAGACCAAAACCTCGAAAAGCTTTTGGAGGTCCTAAAATCTCCATAAGAATAATAGCTTCAGGCAATCTTTCTTTTAAATCTTTTTCCAAAAATATAAATGGTTTTTCTTCAGACTTTATCTTTTTAGTTACTGTTAATGTTTCTTTAGCATCCTTTGGCTCAATTCTTACTTTTTGAATTTCTCTTTTTACTTTCTCCTCAACACCTTTTTCTAATCTTTCTTCTTGAGTATATAATTCAATCTTTTTAGGGATATTTACCTTTTGTTTTTGAAGCTCTTTTATTGCAGAAGTTATACCCATTAAGATTACAAAAAGAATATATACCCAAAATATCCAGTCCATCATTCTCTACCTTCCTCTGTCTTTTTTCCCAATTGAGCTATGGCTTCTCTCATTGCAGTATCTGCCATTATATTTTTTAAAGTATAGTAATCTAGAACTCCAAGCTTTCCTTCTCTAAAGGCTTGAGCTATAGCGAGAGGAATCTCTCTTTCCGCCTCAATAACTTTTGCTCTCATCTCCTGAGTCAATGCTCTCATTTCTTGTTCCCTAGCAATAGCTAAAGCCCTTCTACTTTCCGCTTGAGCCTGCGCTATCCTCATATCAGCCTCTGCTTGATCACTCTTTAATCTTGCTCCTACATTACTTCCTACATCTACATCTGCAATATCTATAGAAACAATTTCAAAAGCAGTTCCTGCATCTAATCCTTTTGCGAGAACTGTTCTTGAAATACTATCAGGATTCTCTAAAACCTCTTTATAACTTTCCGCAGATCCAATAGTTGTAACAATTCCTTCCCCTACTCTTGCTATTACTGTTGCTTCTCCTGCTCCTCCCACTAGTCTTTCGATATTTGCCCTTACTGTCACTCTTGCCTTTGCTTTCAACTCAATACCATCTTTCGCTACTGCTGCAACTACTGGAGTTTCAATAACCTTTGGATTTACACTCATTTGAACTGCTTCTAATACATCTCTTCCTGCCAAGTCAATAGCTGCTGCTTTTTCAAAACTTAAAGGGATTCCTGCTCTCTGGGCTGCAATTAAAGCGTTTACAACCCTGTCTACATTTCCACCAGCAAGATAATGAGCTTCTAATTTATCCAAAGTAAGATTTAAACCTGCTTTATGAGCTTTTATCATTGATGTTATTATTATTCCTGGTGGAACCCTTCTTAATCTCATACCAATAAGATCAAAAATTCTTATAGATACACCTGCTGCCAACGCAGAAATCCAAAGTCCCAAAGGAACAAAAGTAAAAAATATGGAGAAGAAAATTATTACTAATATAAAGATAAACAATGCATATACTAAATTCATGTTAAACCCTCCTTACAAAAATTTTATTTCCCTCTACTCTCACAACAATAACCTCTGTCTCTGGGGGTAAATATTCAGATTCCGAATAAACTTCTAATTTTTCTCCCTCTATTTCTGCAAAACCAGTAGGTCTCAACATAGTAAGAGCCCTTCCTTTCTTTCCTATTAAATCAGTTCTTTCTCTTACTGCGATGTATCCTAAATCTCTTTTTTGATCTTCTGGAATACTTAATTTATTCCAAGCTTTACTTTTAGGAAGATAGAAAGCCAAAAATATAATTAAAGATGCTACAGAAAAAAGAGCAGTCAATGTCGCTTGAAAAGTAGTTCCTGAACTACTCAC
It encodes:
- the lipB gene encoding lipoyl(octanoyl) transferase LipB; amino-acid sequence: MILKVLDLPCLEYRKAWDLQKFLHSYRVKECIPDVLILLEHPPVITLGRFGKLENLLKSREELERLKIDFYKIERGGDITYHGPGQLIGYFIFKIKSIKKLIFSVEESIQKLLKKYGINSQILEKYPGVWIEDKKICSIGMTVRAGVSFHGFALNITNDLTPFSYIIPCGLKDKKITSIYEETKISLPLIKVKRDFVEIFFQIYGFENFVIIDTFDDKVDQNLEKLLEVLKSP
- the floA gene encoding flotillin-like protein FloA (flotillin-like protein involved in membrane lipid rafts); amino-acid sequence: MNLVYALFIFILVIIFFSIFFTFVPLGLWISALAAGVSIRIFDLIGMRLRRVPPGIIITSMIKAHKAGLNLTLDKLEAHYLAGGNVDRVVNALIAAQRAGIPLSFEKAAAIDLAGRDVLEAVQMSVNPKVIETPVVAAVAKDGIELKAKARVTVRANIERLVGGAGEATVIARVGEGIVTTIGSAESYKEVLENPDSISRTVLAKGLDAGTAFEIVSIDIADVDVGSNVGARLKSDQAEADMRIAQAQAESRRALAIAREQEMRALTQEMRAKVIEAEREIPLAIAQAFREGKLGVLDYYTLKNIMADTAMREAIAQLGKKTEEGRE